Proteins encoded within one genomic window of Brassica rapa cultivar Chiifu-401-42 chromosome A09, CAAS_Brap_v3.01, whole genome shotgun sequence:
- the LOC103841875 gene encoding protein BASIC PENTACYSTEINE6 isoform X2, which translates to MDDGGHRDNGWHKASHGKWMMQQHQPQQHQPSMKQVMSIIAERDAAIQERNLAISEKKAAVAERDMAFLQRDTAIAERNNAIMERDSALAALQYRDSSMSTSRQHQPHIHHMLQVTENTYETRETETSPPPPTKPKRGRKAKEPKAAPANKRGPKTQRKVKKENEDDLTKLMFDEEATGSKSDWRGQETVGLNRVVYDETTMPPPVCSCTGVLRQCYKWGNGGWQSSCCTTTLSMHPLPALPNKKHARVGGRKMSGSAFSKLLSRLAAEGHHDLSNPVDLKDHWAKHGTNRYITIK; encoded by the exons ATGGATGATGGCGGGCATCGTGACAATGGTTGGCATAAAGCATCTCATGGCAAG TGGATGATGCAGCAGCATCAACCGCAACAGCATCAGCCATCGATGAAACAAGTGATGTCAATAATAGCAGAGCGCGACGCAGCCATCCAGGAGAGAAACCTCGCCATCTCTGAGAAAAAAGCAGCAGTAGCCGAAAGAGACATGGCCTTTCTCCAGCGAGACACGGCCATCGCCGAGCGCAACAACGCCATAATGGAGAGAGACAGTGCTCTTGCAGCTCTACAGTACCGTGACAGCTCAATGTCTACTTCACGCCAGCACCAACCTCACATTCACCACATGCTTCAGGTGACTGAAAATACATATGAGACCAGAGAAACGGAGACATCACCACCGCCACCTACCAAACCAAAACGCGGTAGAAAAGCGAAAGAGCCAAAGGCAGCTCCTGCGAACAAGAGAGGGCCAAAGACTCAGAGGAAGGTCAAGAAAGAAAACGAGGACGACTTAACCAAGTTAatgtttgatgaagaagcaacggGATCGAAATCAGATTGGAGAGGCCAAGAAACGGTGGGGCTTAACCGGGTTGTGTACGACGAGACGACAATGCCACCACCGGTATGTTCATGCACAGGTGTTCTCAGACAATGCTACAAATGGGGTAACGGAGGTTGGCAGTCATCTTGTTGCACAACCACGCTGTCTATGCATCCGTTACCTGCACTTCCCAACAAGAAACATGCGAGAGTTGGTGGTAGGAAGATGAGTGGAAGCGCGTTCAGCAAGCTTCTAAGCAGGCTTGCTGCTGAAGGGCATCATGATCTCTCGAACCCGGTTGATCTGAAGGACCATTGGGCAAAGCACGGTACCAACCGCTACATC
- the LOC103841875 gene encoding protein BASIC PENTACYSTEINE6 isoform X1, translated as MDDGGHRDNGWHKASHGKQWMMQQHQPQQHQPSMKQVMSIIAERDAAIQERNLAISEKKAAVAERDMAFLQRDTAIAERNNAIMERDSALAALQYRDSSMSTSRQHQPHIHHMLQVTENTYETRETETSPPPPTKPKRGRKAKEPKAAPANKRGPKTQRKVKKENEDDLTKLMFDEEATGSKSDWRGQETVGLNRVVYDETTMPPPVCSCTGVLRQCYKWGNGGWQSSCCTTTLSMHPLPALPNKKHARVGGRKMSGSAFSKLLSRLAAEGHHDLSNPVDLKDHWAKHGTNRYITIK; from the exons ATGGATGATGGCGGGCATCGTGACAATGGTTGGCATAAAGCATCTCATGGCAAG CAGTGGATGATGCAGCAGCATCAACCGCAACAGCATCAGCCATCGATGAAACAAGTGATGTCAATAATAGCAGAGCGCGACGCAGCCATCCAGGAGAGAAACCTCGCCATCTCTGAGAAAAAAGCAGCAGTAGCCGAAAGAGACATGGCCTTTCTCCAGCGAGACACGGCCATCGCCGAGCGCAACAACGCCATAATGGAGAGAGACAGTGCTCTTGCAGCTCTACAGTACCGTGACAGCTCAATGTCTACTTCACGCCAGCACCAACCTCACATTCACCACATGCTTCAGGTGACTGAAAATACATATGAGACCAGAGAAACGGAGACATCACCACCGCCACCTACCAAACCAAAACGCGGTAGAAAAGCGAAAGAGCCAAAGGCAGCTCCTGCGAACAAGAGAGGGCCAAAGACTCAGAGGAAGGTCAAGAAAGAAAACGAGGACGACTTAACCAAGTTAatgtttgatgaagaagcaacggGATCGAAATCAGATTGGAGAGGCCAAGAAACGGTGGGGCTTAACCGGGTTGTGTACGACGAGACGACAATGCCACCACCGGTATGTTCATGCACAGGTGTTCTCAGACAATGCTACAAATGGGGTAACGGAGGTTGGCAGTCATCTTGTTGCACAACCACGCTGTCTATGCATCCGTTACCTGCACTTCCCAACAAGAAACATGCGAGAGTTGGTGGTAGGAAGATGAGTGGAAGCGCGTTCAGCAAGCTTCTAAGCAGGCTTGCTGCTGAAGGGCATCATGATCTCTCGAACCCGGTTGATCTGAAGGACCATTGGGCAAAGCACGGTACCAACCGCTACATC